GATCTGGCATGTATTTGTCCTCGCAGGTAGTGTTACACATTTCTTCGCCGTGTTGATTTATGTACTGCCGATCCAATAATTCCAAGCGGATTTTCTGCAGGAATAAGGGATTTTTAATAAAGAAAGAGATGACAAGCAAAAATGCTTGACATCTCTCTTTCTTTTAGGTATCATAAGGGACGTTGTGAAGGTGTAAAGTGTTTTTCCTTGACGAAGGGAGTGCCCTTAATGAGTCAGGAGAATAGGCTCGAGAAAACGAATCGTATCAATTTGCTTTTTGCCTTCTATGAACGACTGCTTACAGATAAGCAGCAAACGTTTCTTAAATATTATTTTCACGATGATTTTTCCCTGGGAGAAATCGCCGCTGAATTTGAAATCAGCCGCCAAGCCGTTTATGAACATATTAAACGGGCGGAGCAAGTATTAGAGAATTATGAAGAAAAACTTGGTTTATTAGTGAAGCATGAGAGTCGTACCAAATATTTAGAAGAACTGCGCAGACTGCCGGAGAATGGGATGCTGCCTGAGCAATATAAACTTCGGTTCGCGGAGATCGTGGATCGCTTGCAGAGGTTAGAGTAGCATGAAGGGAGAAACTGCATATGGCGTTTGAAGGTTTAACCGGAAGATTGCAGAATGTGTTCAGCAAGCTACGCGGTAAAGGTAAAGTATCCGAAGATGACGTAAACGAAGCTATGCGCGAAGTACGGCTGGCCCTTTTGGAAGCCGATGTTAACTTCAAGGTAGTTAAAGAATTCGTAGCTAAGGTGAAAGAAAAGTCTATTGGTACAGAAGTGATGGACAGCTTTACACCTGGTATGGTCATTATCGACATCGTTAACAAGGAACTAACCGAGCTGATGGGCGGAAGCCAAGCGAAGCTGGCCAAGTCGAACAAGCCACCAACCGTCATTATGATGACGGGTCTACAAGGTGCTGGTAAGACAACCACTTCGGGTAAGCTGGCCAAGCTGTTACAGAAGGGTAATCATCGTCCCTTGCTCGTTGCGGGAGATATTTATCGCCCTGCTGCGATCAAACAGCTTCAGGTGCTTGGAGAACAGATAAAGGTTCCAGTATTCTCGCTAGGTGATCAGACCAGTCCGGTAGAGATTGCCAGACAAGCTGTACAACATGCGAAGGATAACGGACTTGATTATGTAATTATTGATACTGCAGGCCGCCTGCATATCGATGAAGAATTGATGGAAGAACTTAAGCAGATTCACAACGTTGTAAATCCTGATGAAGTTCTGTTAGTAGTAGATGCAATGACCGGTCAAGATGCCGTGAACGTAGCTGAGAGCTTTAATAAGCAGCTTGAGCTTACAGGGGTTGTATTGACGAAGCTCGACGGCGATAGCCGTGGTGGTGCTGCGCTGTCTGTCAAAGCCGTTACTGGTTGCCCGATCAAATTTGCCGCTTTAGGTGAGAAGATCGACGCACTAGAGCCGTTCCATCCGGAACGTATGGCTTCGCGGATTCTGGGTATGGGCGACATGCTGTCGCTGATTGAGAAAGCCCAAGCGAACATTGATACTGACAAAGCTAAGGAAATGGAACGTAAGATGCGTAATGCGGAATTTACGTTTGATGATTTCCTTGAGCAGATGGACCAGGTGAAGAAGCTTGGCCCGATCGATCAAATACTTGATATGCTGCCTGGTATGAATAAAGCCAAGGGCATTAAGGACTTGAAAGTTGACGATAAGCAGATGGGTCGCGTTGAAGCCATAGT
This window of the Paenibacillus sp. FSL R10-2734 genome carries:
- the ylxM gene encoding YlxM family DNA-binding protein, translated to MSQENRLEKTNRINLLFAFYERLLTDKQQTFLKYYFHDDFSLGEIAAEFEISRQAVYEHIKRAEQVLENYEEKLGLLVKHESRTKYLEELRRLPENGMLPEQYKLRFAEIVDRLQRLE
- the ffh gene encoding signal recognition particle protein produces the protein MAFEGLTGRLQNVFSKLRGKGKVSEDDVNEAMREVRLALLEADVNFKVVKEFVAKVKEKSIGTEVMDSFTPGMVIIDIVNKELTELMGGSQAKLAKSNKPPTVIMMTGLQGAGKTTTSGKLAKLLQKGNHRPLLVAGDIYRPAAIKQLQVLGEQIKVPVFSLGDQTSPVEIARQAVQHAKDNGLDYVIIDTAGRLHIDEELMEELKQIHNVVNPDEVLLVVDAMTGQDAVNVAESFNKQLELTGVVLTKLDGDSRGGAALSVKAVTGCPIKFAALGEKIDALEPFHPERMASRILGMGDMLSLIEKAQANIDTDKAKEMERKMRNAEFTFDDFLEQMDQVKKLGPIDQILDMLPGMNKAKGIKDLKVDDKQMGRVEAIVHSMTKTEKRQPEIINHNRRKRIAAGSGTSVAEVNRLIKQFDEMRKMMKQFSGMMGGGGKASKKNAMKQLKGLGGKGMKFPFK